Within the Glycine max cultivar Williams 82 chromosome 12, Glycine_max_v4.0, whole genome shotgun sequence genome, the region CCACTCAGCATTAAACTTCCTCTGTGTTTTTGCCCAATCCACTTTTTCTTGGCCCTTCTTGAGTGATAAAATCTTCCAAGGCTACCCCTTAAGGAATGGTAAAGTTCAAGATAAATCCTCCAAGTTCAATATgtcatactaataataataccaAGCAACAATTCAGCAATCCAGCATTGAGACATTAAGATCTCTGTGATGTATCTAGAACGGTTTAGTAAGAGCAACCAAGTACTCCAGTCAAAATCCTAAATTTTACCTTATTATAACTTGCCTAAGCAAGCATGATTTTgggttaaaaaaatcaatacctTTAAATTGTAAATGAACCCTGCATTTTGAGACTACATCACACCCAAATTCTTGAGCATAATCAGCCAAGACCAACACAAATACGGACGTAACAAAACTACATATAGTTTAAGTGTAtatttggttaaattgttttagaaacatttatagaagaagaaagtaaaaaagaaaaaaataaaatgaatttctttataaattaaaattagtttaagaataagtcaataatattattttaaaaaaacaaacattagagaatttttacaaattaaccgtaaactaattttaaaagtttaaggaAAAGTTGTCAAGTACCAAAATCGTGACCCCAActtgtttgttattttcttcataaataataagataattattgaaatatataacattttccCTAGGAAGGAGGCCCCACAAATAATTGTAGCAGTTGCAGAATTGTCAGAATTATTAAAGCATGAAGAATATGACGAGCCACGTAGTCAATTTGATAAAGTTTTCAACGTTTTATGCCCCACGAGTCACGACGTTATTAATCTCCTGAATGATTAAACCATACGAACAAAAAAGATAATGCTGGAAAAGCTGCGCCTTGTGTTGACACTACTTTGCTGTGTTCATTTTCATGTCCAAAGTTCTCTTGGATTTGAAGATGGAATCAGCAGATCTCAATTCCCAGAAGGGTTCCTCTTCGGAACATGCACTTCCTCATACCAGGTAGGTACATGTTTTCTTGTGCTTTCCCTGCCTTCAAAAACGTTGGAGTTACTCTAAACTTTAACTTTTCcttgaaatataaaaagtttGTTGGAGTTAcacatgtttttcattttttccttttttgtttctgaaatatttaaaatttgttgtttctataatgggattttttttttcaaaataaagattGAGGGAGCACCTCTTGAAGATGGCAAAGGTTTAAGCAACTGGGATGTTTTTAGTCATATACCAGGTAAATGGTGTCTGTTGATATGATTTCCATCTTGATTCCTTGTTGTGCATGTATAAAGTTATTATAGAATTATAAGGATGGACATGAATGAACACTATgcaatttgataaattttcagGAAATATAAACAATGATGAGAATGGTGACATTGCAGATGATCACTATCATCGCTATTTGGTAAATATCAGCTTCATATTTTACCTGCCTCTGTTATACTCTGACTAGTATTGTTGATTTTCTTAATCATTGTTCTTTGTATTTGACAGGAAGACATCGAGTTGATGTCCTCTCTTGGGATAAATGTGTATCGATTTTCTATTTCATGGGCAAGAATTCTACATAGtaagttattaaaaatacaCAAACAGTTAGCATAATTTCATATTTGGAATTCCCTGCTAAATTTGGTCTTCATGAGGTGTATCAGGAGGGATATATGGGGACATAAATCCAAGTGGGGTTATGTTCTACAACAAGATCATAGACAATCTGCTTCTTAGAGGTGAAGTAATTAACATTGTCcacattgtttttaatattcCATAATAATGCTACTATTTTCTTACTTCAGATTGATAGCATTCAGTTTTAACATGTGTCAAGATCTTGTTTCGTGGAACCTCATAAGtggtttaatatatatgtttataacCACATCACATTGTCCTAAGCTGTACCTAAATTTGAACGTGGTGTACTTAATCCAGGGATTGAGCCATTTGTGACAATTCATCACCATGACTACCCGGGAGAATTGGAAGAAAGATATGGTGCTTGGCTTAGTCCCCTAATACAGTAAATATGCTGTTCTCATTTTTTTAGTCCCATGATATAAATGCTAGTGAATTTGGAAATTTGTCACTTCTATGAATTGTCCTCGAAGTGTAAGCTAAGTGAACAGTAAGATTTAACAACCGTTTAATACTTCGTTGTAGGAGAGATTTTGTTCATTTTGCTGAAGTTTGTTTTAAGAGCTTTGGAGACAGGGTTAAGTACTGGGCTACCATCAATGAGCCCAACCTGTTTGCAGACATGGGTTTTATAAGGGGAACATATCCCCCGGGTCATTGTTCGCCGCCTTTTGGAAATTGTAATACTGGTAACTCTGATGTTGAGCCTCTCATTGCCGTGCACAATATGATACTGTCGCATGCCAAGGCTGTTGAATTATACCGCAAGCACTTTCAGGTATTTGTTGTCACACTTTCTAGGTTAGTTGAAAAAGGACTAAAGGCTAAGAAGGGTGTTTAATTTGTAAACTACTCATACTAATCCAGGCAAAGCAAGGTGGAATCATTGGCATTGTTACTCATACCTTCATGTATGAACCTCTTAGAGATGAAGAATGTGATAGACAAGCCGTGAAAAGGGCCTTGGCTTTTGTTGTAGCCTGGTAAGTTGTGTTAATAAGTGGCATTTAAACTGCATATACCATTATGTACTTTATTAATGAAAAGAATTAGCAGCACCAGatccttgaaattttgtgaaaactttttCTGCTCTTTCAAAGGTCCTTAGATCCCTTGGTTTTTGGTGAGTACCCTCCTGAGATGCACTCTATTCTCGGGAGTCAGTTGCCAAGATTCTCTCCTGAGGAGAAGAGTCTCATAAAAGGCAGCATAGACTTCATTGGCATCAATAACTATGGAACTCTCTATGCCAAGGACTGCTCCCTCACTGCTTGTCCTCTTGGAACAGATCGTCCAATACGAGGCTTCGTAGAAGCAACTGGAACAAGAGATGGCATTCCAATTGGTGATCTGGTACCCTTGTGTCCTTCAGCTGCTCTTATCACTGTGTTATTTTTTGACTCAAATGTTTGATAAAGGATTAGGCAGTGAACATAATCCATGATCTAATTTCTTTTGTCTTAAACA harbors:
- the LOC100807715 gene encoding beta-glucosidase 18 encodes the protein MLEKLRLVLTLLCCVHFHVQSSLGFEDGISRSQFPEGFLFGTCTSSYQIEGAPLEDGKGLSNWDVFSHIPGNINNDENGDIADDHYHRYLEDIELMSSLGINVYRFSISWARILHRGIYGDINPSGVMFYNKIIDNLLLRGIEPFVTIHHHDYPGELEERYGAWLSPLIQRDFVHFAEVCFKSFGDRVKYWATINEPNLFADMGFIRGTYPPGHCSPPFGNCNTGNSDVEPLIAVHNMILSHAKAVELYRKHFQAKQGGIIGIVTHTFMYEPLRDEECDRQAVKRALAFVVAWSLDPLVFGEYPPEMHSILGSQLPRFSPEEKSLIKGSIDFIGINNYGTLYAKDCSLTACPLGTDRPIRGFVEATGTRDGIPIGDLTGNPRFFVVPRGLEKIVDYIKIRYHNMPMYITENGYSSPHKPNVTMDDLLQDFKRIDYHKAYLAALLRAIRKGADVRGYMIWSLMDNFEWTSGYGVRYGLYYVDRHTLERIPKRSVQWFSSFLNDTSHSNKQDLSEQYVRSKDVTTAGFKVV